In Rhodamnia argentea isolate NSW1041297 chromosome 11, ASM2092103v1, whole genome shotgun sequence, one genomic interval encodes:
- the LOC115732785 gene encoding GDP-mannose 4,6 dehydratase 2-like has translation MAQMKLHHADLTDASSIRRLIDTISPDEVYNLNDQTNVAPSFEMPDYIVDVVATVALRLLEAVRSHVSATGRSHIRYCQAGSSEIFGPQEYEYWPWNPQTPLSETSPFNPRSPYAVSKCTAHRYAVHYREAHGLFVCNGILFNHESPRRGENFLSRKITRAVGRIKMGLQSKFFLKNLDGIQEWGFAGDHMEAMWMMLQQEKPDDYVIATEWHALVDFLEVAFKYAGLNPFDLVEFKYVGLKPAEVDSMKGDTTVEVDNKTGDASKAEKVLGWKPKVGFEELVKMMVDKDIELAKREKEKVLDDAAYIDDGVG, from the coding sequence ATGGCCCAGATGAAGCTTCACCACGCGGATCTCACCGACGCCTCGTCTATCCGCCGCTTGATCGACACGATCTCCCCCGATGAGGTCTACAATCTCAACGACCAGACCAACGTGGCGCCCTCCTTCGAGATGCCTGATTACATCGTTGATGTGGTCGCCACGGTTGCCCTCCGCCTCCTCGAGGCCGTGCGTTCTCACGTCTCTGCTACCGGCCGCAGCCACATCCGTTACTGCCAGGCTGGGTCTTCAGAGATATTTGGGCCTCAGGAATATGAATATTGGCCCTGGAATCCGCAGACACCACTGTCTGAGACATCCCCGTTCAACCCCCGGTCCCCCTACGCGGTGTCCAAGTGCACTGCACATCGGTACGCGGTTCACTACCGCGAGGCCCATGGGTTGTTCGTGTGCAACGGTATCCTGTTCAACCACGAGTCCCCGAGACGGGGCGAAAACTTCTTGAGCCGGAAGATCACGAGGGCTGTCGGGCGGATCAAGATGGGGCTGCAGAGCAAGTTCTTCCTGAAGAATTTGGATGGCATTCAGGAATGGGGTTTCGCCGGGGACCACATGGAGGCGATGTGGATGATGCTGCAGCAAGAAAAACCGGACGACTACGTGATCGCAACAGAGTGGCACGCGTTGGTGGACTTCTTGGAGGTTGCGTTTAAGTATGCGGGGCTGAATCCGTTTGACCTTGTGGAGTTCAAGTATGTGGGGCTGAAGCCGGCAGAGGTTGACAGCATGAAGGGAGACACGACGGTGGAGGTCGACAACAAGACCGGAGATGCAAGTAAGGCCGAGAAAGTGTTGGGTTGGAAGCCCAAGGTTGGGTTTGAGgagttggtgaagatgatggtgGACAAGGACATTGAATTggctaagagagagaaagagaaggttCTTGATGATGCTGCGTACATTGATGATGGTGTTGGGTAG